Proteins from one Sporocytophaga myxococcoides genomic window:
- a CDS encoding SRPBCC family protein translates to MNSNLLFDFSVNKESKTIHIKREFDANLELVWQAWTTADLLEQWWAPKPCHIETKFLDLKVGGMWLYAMVSPKDEKMWCKADYKAIESNKLLSWLDAFCDENGIENNRKHSLWIIDFTENNGVTTVSITLQHEKLEDIEMMIEMGFKEGFTLALENLDEFLLTLKK, encoded by the coding sequence ATGAACAGCAATCTTCTATTTGATTTTTCCGTAAATAAGGAAAGCAAAACCATTCATATAAAGCGTGAGTTTGATGCTAACCTTGAACTGGTCTGGCAAGCGTGGACTACAGCTGACTTGTTAGAGCAGTGGTGGGCACCGAAACCCTGTCATATCGAAACTAAATTTTTGGATTTAAAAGTAGGCGGAATGTGGCTCTATGCAATGGTGAGTCCAAAGGATGAAAAAATGTGGTGTAAAGCTGATTATAAAGCTATCGAATCAAATAAACTGCTGTCATGGCTGGATGCTTTTTGTGATGAAAACGGAATAGAAAACAACCGTAAGCATTCTTTATGGATAATTGACTTTACCGAAAACAATGGCGTCACAACCGTAAGCATTACTTTACAGCACGAAAAACTTGAAGACATTGAAATGATGATTGAGATGGGCTTTAAAGAAGGGTTTACTTTGGCTCTAGAAAATCTGGATGAATTTTTATTAACCTTAAAAAAATAA
- a CDS encoding VOC family protein has translation MDNVGIVVESLDGAIAFFTELGLKLEGRATIEGEWAGRVTGLDSQKVEIAMMATPDGHSRLELSRFLAPQTTSDHRTAPVNSLGYLRVMFAVENLDELLTRLYRHGAKLVGEIVQYENSYRLCYIRGHEGILVGLAEELGNK, from the coding sequence ATGGACAATGTCGGGATTGTGGTAGAATCCCTTGACGGTGCTATTGCTTTCTTCACTGAGTTAGGATTGAAGCTGGAAGGACGAGCTACCATAGAAGGAGAATGGGCTGGACGAGTTACAGGATTGGATTCACAAAAGGTCGAGATCGCTATGATGGCTACTCCAGATGGACACAGCAGGCTTGAGCTTTCGAGGTTTCTTGCTCCACAAACAACTTCTGATCACCGAACAGCTCCGGTGAATTCTCTAGGATACTTACGTGTCATGTTCGCAGTGGAGAACCTTGACGAGTTACTTACCAGACTTTATAGGCACGGTGCTAAGCTTGTGGGGGAAATTGTTCAATACGAAAACTCATACCGACTCTGTTATATCCGTGGGCATGAAGGAATTCTCGTCGGACTGGCAGAAGAGCTCGGCAATAAATAA
- a CDS encoding ArsR/SmtB family transcription factor, translating into MRRDIFQTIADPTRRAIIALIAMQEMAPNAIAENFNTSRQTVSKHLRILTECELVKQEHLGKEIYYSLEIDKMKEINKWLEHFRKIWETHFNQLDNLLSTIKKQKK; encoded by the coding sequence ATGAGAAGAGACATATTTCAGACTATTGCTGACCCCACAAGGCGAGCTATCATAGCCTTAATTGCAATGCAAGAAATGGCTCCCAATGCGATTGCCGAAAACTTCAATACATCACGACAGACTGTTTCAAAGCATTTACGCATACTTACTGAATGCGAACTTGTAAAACAAGAACATCTGGGCAAAGAGATATACTATTCTCTTGAAATTGACAAAATGAAAGAAATAAACAAATGGCTTGAACATTTCCGCAAAATTTGGGAAACGCACTTTAACCAACTTGACAACTTGTTATCTACCATTAAAAAACAGAAAAAATGA
- a CDS encoding T9SS type A sorting domain-containing protein, translating into MRKVILFFVCILLLKGVYAQTCYFSSGSIIRDLFIASKDTIFMVGTEGRILRSVDSGRKWQVVYNDPKFRTFYSLFFFDSKTGYAGGEEGLLLKTIDGGINWDIIPTNIGGLAYFNKLHFNGLKGNAVIGSSISYTEDGGLNWIFKSVCEGCGDFTFPEPLFGYNGNCYTYDGGVTWTPTFRSYSNSVFITKDIGFRTSSGVSRTRDGGITWIREGNPITIDDAWFMDSLNGYGISRNLGFFSTSDAGRNWASLNNPNDINNIDVIKYGHGIAFAYDSECKNLLRLENDKAEIVFGQITSLNVPNPEGNSINVNVTPDSSVFVSRGSYIYKLNKGEQKWTKNSVSSYILDMFFIDKDTGYLASHILYKTIDGGKTWNSSKTIDAQTIFFTDAQTGYYGHETGYQIGRTSNYGASWSVQYVTSGGSGIRSIFFPDASTGYMASTNGKISKCTNGISWVGQTTGVSATLNDIYFVDANRGVVVGNSGTLLTTTNGGSQWNKVQVPTTVNLNSVYFANKEIGYVVGNTGTVLVTFDSGETWEIYPLPLLDNLYSVYFYNGLGYIAGENNLVLELNHILKPSGELPSVVTTHVLQDGETSVNVEGNITDDGGNIIISRGFCWSTSPDPTINDNKTTVGAGLGSFSSLLENLTPNVTYYLRAYATNGIGTSYGNEISFSTATNTGLYKNFIGNNITIYPNPGNGKIKLDIKSLDLSYFEIKLMNVNGVIVYSKEVYKHSDTYNGTLDLELLPSGIYTIQIVGENNVYSDKLIISK; encoded by the coding sequence ATGCGGAAGGTTATTTTATTCTTTGTTTGTATCCTTTTATTAAAAGGTGTTTATGCCCAAACTTGTTATTTTAGTTCAGGTTCTATCATTAGGGATCTTTTTATTGCTAGCAAGGATACAATCTTTATGGTTGGTACAGAAGGCCGTATTCTTCGGTCAGTTGATTCAGGGAGGAAATGGCAAGTAGTGTATAATGATCCTAAATTCAGAACTTTTTATTCTTTGTTTTTCTTTGATTCAAAAACAGGTTATGCTGGGGGAGAAGAAGGGCTTCTTTTAAAAACAATTGATGGAGGAATTAATTGGGATATTATTCCTACGAACATTGGAGGTTTGGCATATTTTAATAAACTTCATTTCAATGGACTTAAGGGGAATGCGGTTATAGGTTCCAGCATCAGTTATACTGAAGATGGTGGCCTAAATTGGATTTTTAAAAGTGTATGCGAAGGATGTGGAGATTTTACTTTTCCAGAACCACTGTTTGGTTATAACGGGAACTGTTATACCTATGATGGAGGTGTAACATGGACACCAACATTTCGAAGTTATTCCAATTCTGTTTTTATAACAAAGGACATAGGTTTTAGAACTTCCTCTGGAGTTTCCAGGACAAGAGACGGAGGAATTACTTGGATACGTGAAGGTAATCCTATTACCATAGATGATGCATGGTTTATGGACTCTTTAAATGGTTATGGTATTTCTCGTAATTTAGGATTTTTTTCTACTTCAGATGCAGGAAGAAACTGGGCTTCACTTAATAATCCTAACGATATAAATAACATTGATGTAATTAAGTATGGACACGGAATAGCGTTTGCATATGATAGTGAATGTAAAAATTTATTGCGTTTGGAAAATGATAAGGCAGAGATTGTTTTCGGGCAAATTACTTCTCTGAATGTACCTAATCCGGAAGGTAATTCTATTAATGTAAATGTAACCCCTGATAGTTCAGTGTTTGTATCCAGAGGAAGCTATATATATAAATTAAATAAAGGGGAACAGAAGTGGACAAAAAATTCGGTTTCAAGTTACATACTGGATATGTTTTTCATAGATAAGGATACTGGTTATCTTGCTTCTCACATTTTATATAAGACTATTGACGGAGGGAAAACATGGAATTCATCTAAGACAATAGATGCCCAAACAATTTTCTTTACAGATGCCCAAACAGGATATTATGGTCATGAAACAGGCTATCAGATTGGAAGAACCTCAAACTATGGAGCCTCCTGGAGTGTCCAATATGTAACTTCAGGTGGAAGTGGTATAAGATCCATCTTTTTCCCTGATGCATCTACAGGATACATGGCTAGTACCAATGGAAAGATTAGTAAATGTACTAATGGAATAAGCTGGGTTGGTCAAACCACCGGAGTTTCAGCAACTCTAAATGATATCTATTTTGTAGATGCCAATAGAGGAGTAGTTGTAGGAAATTCAGGAACATTACTAACAACAACTAACGGAGGTAGTCAATGGAATAAGGTTCAGGTGCCAACAACTGTTAACCTGAACTCTGTTTATTTTGCGAATAAGGAAATAGGATATGTCGTTGGAAACACAGGCACTGTTCTGGTTACATTTGATAGTGGAGAAACATGGGAAATTTATCCTCTTCCATTGTTAGATAATCTTTATTCAGTTTATTTTTATAATGGCTTAGGTTACATTGCAGGTGAAAATAATCTTGTTTTAGAATTGAATCATATACTTAAACCTTCTGGTGAACTTCCTTCTGTGGTTACAACTCATGTCTTACAGGATGGAGAAACTAGTGTGAATGTAGAAGGGAATATTACAGATGATGGAGGAAACATTATTATTTCCAGAGGATTTTGCTGGAGTACTTCTCCTGACCCGACCATTAATGATAATAAAACAACAGTTGGAGCAGGTTTAGGATCCTTTTCAAGTCTATTGGAAAACCTCACTCCAAATGTAACATATTATTTGAGGGCTTATGCAACTAATGGAATAGGCACATCTTATGGAAATGAAATCAGCTTTAGCACTGCAACTAATACAGGACTATATAAGAATTTCATTGGGAACAACATTACTATTTATCCGAATCCTGGAAATGGAAAGATAAAATTAGATATCAAATCTTTAGATTTATCATATTTCGAAATAAAGCTAATGAATGTTAATGGAGTTATTGTATATAGTAAAGAAGTGTATAAACATTCAGATACTTATAATGGAACTTTGGATCTGGAGTTGTTACCTTCAGGTATATACACTATTCAGATCGTGGGAGAAAATAATGTGTATTCTGATAAGCTTATAATCTCTAAATAG
- a CDS encoding CotH kinase family protein — translation MKVIFTRCFLILLFLCHPFFAYPQLVINEVCSNNVSDTPDEENNYEDWIELYNAGNAPVNLKGYRIADRHPAASIWNLPDITLAPDAHLLLFASGENRSVTVHHWETAVTENDTWKYITPASDLPANWRSINFDDSDWKSGQGVVGYGDNGLLTIVPKGTLSLFMRKKFTVVDTSEILQAILHIDYDDGFVAHLNGVEIARANIKNISPGRWDPAENEREALVEKGGSYEKFTVQKDVLKRALVNGTNVLTVQVHNHVTSGLKSDLAVRAFLSFGMKGEESQFSPTPSWFNEPLQMFHTNFKLSNNGSELLYLFDPASKVIDQLVIPQMRENNSYGRTPDGAAFHNIFVNTTPGLANTAGYSGYCNDVITFSLDGGFYSSSQSLTLGGSSEIRYTLDGSDPHKTSALYSTPISITSTTVVKAACYSATLTAPKVYTKTYFINENIDLPVFSISTEPDNFFHPQTGIYVLGPGADSINSPHFGANFWFDWERPVHIEYYDKQKNRCFEVDAGARIFGNYSRANSMKSLAIMMRDKYDAPEINYKFFPYKNINRFKSIVLRNSGSDFNTTHLMDGFIQMSVLGKTALDIQAYRPSVVFINGQYWGIHNIREKLNEDYVESNSGVSANSVDMLDAWAKQIEGSNDLYALEWQAANSNMNNQSNFNAVADNFDLDNMIDFFATEIYISNWDWPTNNIKAWRPQTGNKKYRYILYDTDISLGLWNLQTASFNQLRKAMSKDMGPHAGIFFNLTKNVDFRNRFINRSADLMNTIFTPQNLSQLLSAMKDSIASDMPRHLARWNGWIGYWDSEIKNRMDFFNARPAPARAQMVSEFNLVKQVEVTLNVMPAGAGVIKINTIYPDTYPWKGIYFDGVPVTVTAVPNPGYTFTHWEVPALIPAGSSDKTVTLNVNLKETFTAYFTGSPAPLDLKISEINYHSEDAMESGDWVEIFNNGTSDVDISNWTFKDFNDYNKYVFPANTVIPANGRLVLCNDPVKFHQVYPSITNYIGPFEFDLSNSGDMIRLYDHLGNCYVSFSYDDEAPWDKAADGKGYTLELRDPSFDESLPGSWMTYCKYGSPGVPYNHCVTNIIAREAAEDILSVYPNPNNGSFFLDVKNTDYSLHGLRVMNQLGEVVYADNNSHHASSMSLELSNVPDGVYYLMIVTDKGALSKKVVKMSK, via the coding sequence ATGAAAGTAATCTTTACCAGGTGTTTTCTGATTTTACTTTTTTTATGTCATCCCTTTTTTGCGTATCCACAGTTGGTGATCAATGAAGTATGTTCCAATAATGTGAGCGATACGCCGGATGAAGAAAATAATTATGAAGACTGGATTGAATTGTACAATGCCGGCAACGCACCTGTAAACCTGAAGGGATACCGCATCGCTGACAGGCATCCAGCTGCATCCATATGGAACCTTCCGGATATAACCCTTGCACCTGATGCACATTTACTTTTATTCGCATCCGGAGAAAACAGAAGCGTTACTGTACATCATTGGGAAACCGCGGTTACGGAAAATGATACATGGAAATACATAACACCTGCAAGTGACCTTCCTGCAAACTGGAGGAGCATTAACTTTGATGATTCAGACTGGAAAAGCGGTCAAGGGGTTGTCGGCTATGGAGACAATGGGTTGTTAACGATTGTTCCCAAAGGTACCCTTTCTTTGTTTATGAGAAAGAAATTTACAGTTGTGGATACCTCTGAGATACTTCAAGCCATTTTGCATATAGACTATGATGATGGTTTTGTTGCTCACCTCAACGGTGTTGAAATAGCGAGAGCCAATATAAAGAATATAAGTCCAGGAAGGTGGGATCCCGCTGAAAATGAGCGAGAAGCTTTGGTGGAAAAAGGAGGAAGCTATGAAAAATTTACCGTTCAGAAAGATGTTCTTAAAAGGGCTTTGGTAAATGGGACAAACGTTTTGACTGTTCAAGTTCATAACCATGTGACCAGTGGTCTGAAAAGCGATTTGGCGGTACGTGCATTTCTCTCTTTTGGTATGAAAGGAGAGGAATCTCAGTTTTCTCCTACACCTTCCTGGTTCAACGAACCGCTGCAAATGTTTCATACCAATTTTAAGTTATCCAATAATGGATCAGAATTGCTTTACCTGTTCGATCCTGCATCAAAGGTTATAGATCAGCTGGTCATTCCTCAAATGAGAGAGAATAATTCCTATGGCAGAACTCCTGATGGAGCTGCTTTTCATAATATTTTTGTCAATACTACGCCAGGCCTTGCCAATACTGCTGGTTATTCAGGATATTGCAATGACGTAATTACCTTTTCTCTGGATGGAGGCTTTTATTCATCCTCACAGTCATTAACGCTCGGAGGTTCTTCAGAAATACGCTATACTCTGGATGGCAGCGATCCGCATAAAACTTCTGCTTTGTATAGCACTCCGATATCCATTACCTCCACGACAGTAGTGAAAGCTGCCTGTTATAGTGCAACTCTTACAGCACCGAAAGTATACACCAAAACCTATTTTATAAATGAGAATATAGACCTTCCTGTATTTTCGATCTCGACAGAACCGGACAATTTTTTCCATCCTCAAACCGGGATATATGTGCTGGGACCAGGGGCTGACAGCATTAACTCGCCCCACTTCGGTGCTAACTTCTGGTTTGACTGGGAAAGGCCTGTGCATATAGAATACTATGATAAGCAAAAGAACAGATGTTTTGAAGTAGATGCCGGTGCAAGGATATTCGGAAATTATTCCAGAGCCAACTCTATGAAGAGTCTGGCAATCATGATGAGAGACAAATACGATGCCCCTGAAATAAATTATAAGTTTTTTCCATATAAGAATATTAACCGGTTTAAATCTATTGTGCTGAGAAATTCAGGAAGTGATTTTAATACCACTCATCTGATGGATGGATTTATACAAATGAGTGTATTAGGGAAAACAGCACTGGATATTCAGGCTTATCGACCATCTGTTGTTTTCATTAACGGACAGTACTGGGGAATTCATAATATCCGGGAAAAACTAAATGAAGACTATGTAGAGTCAAACAGCGGAGTATCGGCTAATAGTGTTGACATGTTAGATGCCTGGGCAAAACAAATTGAAGGGAGTAATGACCTGTATGCTTTAGAGTGGCAGGCAGCCAACAGCAATATGAATAACCAGTCAAACTTTAATGCTGTTGCAGATAACTTTGACCTGGACAATATGATCGACTTTTTTGCAACTGAGATTTATATTTCCAATTGGGATTGGCCAACTAACAATATCAAGGCCTGGCGACCTCAGACCGGCAATAAGAAATACCGCTACATTCTTTATGATACCGATATTTCTCTTGGTTTATGGAACTTGCAGACTGCTTCCTTTAATCAGTTACGCAAGGCTATGTCCAAGGACATGGGACCTCATGCCGGAATATTTTTTAACCTGACAAAGAATGTGGATTTCAGAAACCGATTCATTAATCGTTCTGCGGATCTGATGAATACCATCTTTACTCCGCAAAACTTATCTCAGCTCTTGTCTGCGATGAAAGACAGTATTGCGAGTGACATGCCAAGACATCTTGCACGTTGGAATGGATGGATTGGTTATTGGGACTCTGAAATCAAAAATAGAATGGACTTTTTTAATGCCAGACCTGCACCGGCCAGAGCGCAAATGGTTTCTGAGTTCAATCTGGTAAAGCAGGTTGAGGTTACACTTAATGTTATGCCAGCAGGAGCAGGAGTAATAAAAATAAATACCATATATCCTGATACGTATCCTTGGAAAGGCATTTACTTTGATGGAGTTCCGGTAACTGTAACAGCTGTTCCAAATCCAGGCTATACTTTTACCCACTGGGAAGTTCCTGCTCTTATCCCTGCAGGAAGTTCCGACAAAACTGTCACGTTGAATGTAAATCTTAAGGAAACATTTACCGCTTATTTTACCGGATCACCAGCACCGCTGGATCTGAAGATTTCCGAAATAAATTACCACTCAGAGGATGCAATGGAATCCGGTGACTGGGTGGAAATTTTCAATAATGGAACATCTGATGTGGACATTTCAAACTGGACCTTCAAGGATTTTAATGATTATAACAAATATGTATTCCCTGCCAACACTGTGATTCCTGCAAACGGAAGACTGGTGCTATGTAATGATCCAGTTAAGTTTCATCAGGTATATCCTTCAATCACCAATTACATCGGTCCGTTCGAATTTGACCTTTCCAATTCCGGAGATATGATCCGGTTGTACGATCACCTTGGAAATTGTTATGTCTCTTTCAGCTATGATGATGAGGCTCCGTGGGATAAAGCTGCTGATGGTAAGGGGTACACGTTGGAGCTTAGAGATCCTTCTTTTGATGAAAGCCTGCCAGGAAGCTGGATGACTTATTGCAAATACGGATCTCCTGGAGTGCCATATAATCATTGTGTCACGAATATTATTGCACGTGAAGCAGCGGAAGATATACTTTCTGTTTATCCAAACCCTAATAATGGAAGTTTTTTTCTTGATGTAAAAAATACGGACTATAGTCTTCATGGATTACGGGTAATGAACCAGCTTGGTGAAGTAGTATATGCTGACAACAACAGCCACCATGCTTCATCTATGTCCCTTGAACTTTCCAATGTACCGGATGGAGTATACTATCTGATGATCGTAACTGATAAAGGAGCTTTGTCAAAGAAGGTTGTAAAGATGAGTAAGTAG
- a CDS encoding DoxX family protein, with the protein MKKNKIIFWVATTIIFLWEGLMPLGTLLFKPEFATVGTRPLGYPDYFAYALIICKALGATALMLPMLPEKLREWAYAGLTFNLIFAVISHVAVDKIVSYILMPIVVGAILVISYIFNQKIKNNS; encoded by the coding sequence ATGAAAAAGAACAAAATCATTTTCTGGGTAGCAACAACCATAATATTTCTATGGGAAGGTCTGATGCCTCTTGGTACACTTTTGTTTAAGCCTGAATTTGCCACAGTGGGGACAAGGCCTTTAGGCTATCCTGATTATTTTGCCTATGCTTTAATCATTTGCAAAGCCTTAGGTGCAACAGCATTAATGCTTCCTATGTTACCTGAAAAGCTGAGAGAATGGGCCTATGCAGGGCTAACATTCAATTTAATATTTGCCGTAATCAGCCATGTTGCGGTGGACAAAATTGTAAGCTATATTTTAATGCCAATCGTAGTAGGTGCAATTCTCGTAATATCTTATATATTTAATCAAAAAATTAAAAATAATAGCTAA
- a CDS encoding PepSY-associated TM helix domain-containing protein, whose protein sequence is MIRKNIYKWHRSISIVIAVPVLMWTLSGILHPVMSTFKPRIKNQSLPALPVDMNKVRLSVTEALTMNGIESIDNFRLITLDGKVYYQVLHDQKDIPVYINVEDGKLLVDGDQKYAIQLSQYFLGDTKTAITDTQLVREFGDEYPFINRLLPVYKVSFQREDGLRIFVETFGDRMAFAVNDLRYGFSRFFSAFHSWSFLEALGSLRYVVIVVLCGLALFVAISGIYIYFISNEVRVTDRSNSYTKTRRLHRITSIFVSVTTLMFAFSGGYHAFEKIKPDSRSASLIKTSVPVQRFHWDSIQFFTKIKELGLLSNLSVVNMGTSLYWQANIIDKENKVKTVYLNVSTLQELNNGEEVYAAFLANSYSSNKTDAIVSINKINSFGGEYGFVNKRLPVMKVQYNSNGNERYYVETSSGKLSVRIEDKDLYEGLSFAFLHKFHFADSLGKTGRDVITVIAALANLIVVVIGLVLFFKKRRKSKVESLKLKVESLKLKAEREKLNRF, encoded by the coding sequence ATGATACGAAAAAATATTTATAAGTGGCACAGAAGCATCAGCATCGTAATTGCTGTGCCTGTGCTTATGTGGACCCTCAGCGGTATTCTGCATCCTGTCATGAGTACCTTTAAGCCCAGGATAAAGAATCAGTCCTTGCCTGCTCTGCCTGTTGATATGAATAAGGTTCGCCTGAGCGTTACAGAAGCGCTTACAATGAATGGAATTGAATCTATTGATAATTTCAGGCTTATAACACTTGATGGTAAAGTATACTATCAGGTTTTGCATGATCAGAAAGATATTCCGGTTTACATTAATGTTGAAGATGGAAAGTTGTTGGTGGACGGAGATCAGAAGTATGCTATCCAGCTTTCTCAATATTTTCTTGGAGATACAAAAACTGCAATAACGGATACACAACTCGTGCGTGAGTTCGGAGATGAATATCCTTTCATTAACCGTTTGTTGCCTGTTTATAAAGTTTCTTTTCAGCGTGAAGATGGGTTGAGGATTTTTGTGGAGACATTCGGGGACAGGATGGCTTTTGCAGTGAATGACCTGCGTTATGGGTTCAGCAGGTTTTTCTCTGCCTTTCACAGCTGGAGCTTTCTGGAGGCTTTGGGCAGCCTAAGATATGTTGTGATTGTAGTTTTATGTGGTCTTGCTTTATTTGTAGCCATCAGCGGGATCTATATTTATTTTATTTCCAATGAAGTAAGGGTTACTGATCGTTCGAACAGTTACACAAAAACCAGAAGGCTTCACAGGATCACCTCTATCTTTGTTTCCGTTACCACCTTGATGTTTGCTTTCAGCGGTGGATATCATGCATTTGAAAAAATAAAACCAGACAGCAGATCTGCATCTTTGATAAAAACGTCTGTTCCAGTTCAACGGTTTCATTGGGATAGTATTCAGTTTTTTACGAAAATTAAAGAACTGGGATTGTTGAGTAATTTATCGGTAGTAAATATGGGTACTTCCTTGTACTGGCAGGCAAACATTATTGATAAAGAAAATAAAGTAAAAACAGTTTACCTGAACGTTTCTACATTGCAGGAACTAAACAATGGTGAGGAGGTATATGCTGCTTTTCTTGCCAACAGCTATAGCAGCAATAAAACGGATGCGATTGTATCCATTAATAAAATCAATAGCTTCGGTGGGGAGTATGGCTTTGTAAACAAACGTTTGCCTGTCATGAAAGTCCAGTACAATAGCAATGGAAACGAGCGCTACTACGTGGAAACATCAAGCGGTAAACTTTCTGTCCGTATTGAAGATAAAGATCTTTACGAGGGACTTAGTTTTGCATTTCTTCATAAATTTCATTTTGCAGATTCACTGGGTAAAACCGGAAGAGATGTTATTACTGTGATTGCTGCTCTTGCCAATTTAATTGTTGTAGTGATTGGTCTTGTGCTGTTTTTTAAGAAGAGGAGAAAGTCGAAAGTTGAAAGTTTAAAGTTGAAAGTAGAAAGCTTAAAGCTTAAAGCTGAAAGAGAAAAGCTTAATAGGTTCTAG
- a CDS encoding dihydrofolate reductase family protein, with translation MRKLIAGINMTLDGICDHTVVTPGEDIHQHYSDLLKTADDIIYGRITYQLMEYWPTVVANPTGIKATDEFAVTIDNINKIVFSNTLKELTWKNSRLAKEGIKEEITALKQQSGRDILVGSPGMIIQSLNLNLVDELQICVHPVIHGKGGQLFKNIRERIDLKLIRTKTFKGGAIILYYEPLKE, from the coding sequence ATGAGAAAGCTAATTGCAGGAATAAATATGACGCTTGATGGAATTTGTGATCATACGGTTGTTACTCCGGGTGAAGATATACATCAACATTACAGTGATTTGTTAAAGACTGCTGACGACATAATATACGGTAGGATTACTTACCAGCTTATGGAGTATTGGCCTACTGTAGTTGCAAATCCTACTGGTATCAAAGCAACGGATGAATTTGCCGTAACAATAGACAATATTAATAAAATCGTTTTTTCCAACACACTTAAAGAATTAACATGGAAGAATTCCAGGTTGGCCAAAGAGGGCATTAAAGAAGAAATTACAGCGCTCAAACAACAATCCGGGAGAGATATTCTGGTTGGCAGTCCTGGTATGATTATACAGTCATTGAATCTTAATTTAGTTGATGAACTGCAGATATGTGTACATCCGGTTATACATGGAAAGGGGGGACAATTATTTAAAAACATACGCGAAAGAATCGATCTTAAACTTATAAGGACGAAGACCTTTAAAGGCGGTGCTATAATTCTTTATTATGAGCCATTAAAAGAATGA